The following are from one region of the Arthrobacter sp. TMP15 genome:
- a CDS encoding UDP-N-acetylmuramoyl-L-alanyl-D-glutamate--2,6-diaminopimelate ligase, with the protein MPVNNSSAPLRPSHRGSVTLAQLAEVVGAEREGGIEPVTVNGVSLDSRTICAGDLYVALPGTRAHGAQFAAQAVAGGAIAILTDHAGAEVLGKACAVPVLTVADPRAVTGVLAATIYGTCAGTAGESGGGALENALENMDLFGVTGTNGKTTTTYFLNSLLKAQGKTTGLIGTIEILAGSESIPSKLTTPESTDVHALLAVMAERGLGAASMEVSSHALAFGRVDSVVFDVAGFTNLTQDHLDLHGGMEEYFATKAALFTPAHAGAAVITIDDAWGQRMARTSTVPTVTLSTLKHAATEGSADWQVQDIRRDGIGSRFNLCGPDGATLTVRTGLPGEFNVSNAALALLMVLTRLLAVATEEDSGVVRYGSKSAKDVVTELQSVLDAHDPFTIEVPGRMQLIGTAPVAVVDFAHNPDALKRALAAVRPDSPAAKVIVVFGATGERDVTKRPLMGAVVARGADVVIITDDDPHDEDPAAIRADVLAGARETNEQECLGRVVEEHGSRAAAIERAVELARAEDVILVAGRGHEIYQEVKGVNISLDDRVELRAALTSHGFPLSGASKIESSTND; encoded by the coding sequence GTGCCTGTAAATAATTCGTCTGCCCCCCTGCGTCCCAGTCACCGCGGGTCAGTAACGCTGGCGCAGCTGGCCGAGGTCGTGGGTGCTGAACGCGAGGGAGGTATTGAGCCCGTGACAGTGAATGGTGTCAGCTTGGACTCGCGCACTATATGTGCCGGTGATCTCTATGTTGCCTTGCCAGGAACACGGGCTCATGGCGCGCAATTCGCCGCGCAGGCCGTAGCCGGAGGCGCTATCGCGATTTTAACGGACCATGCAGGCGCGGAAGTTCTAGGGAAGGCTTGCGCGGTGCCTGTTCTGACAGTGGCGGACCCTCGTGCAGTCACTGGAGTACTTGCCGCCACTATCTATGGCACCTGTGCCGGGACTGCAGGGGAGTCCGGGGGCGGCGCTTTGGAAAACGCTTTGGAAAACATGGACTTGTTTGGGGTGACAGGCACCAACGGAAAAACAACCACAACTTACTTCCTGAACTCTCTTTTGAAAGCACAGGGAAAAACGACCGGGCTAATTGGCACCATCGAGATCTTAGCTGGCAGTGAATCCATCCCCAGCAAGCTCACAACACCGGAGTCCACGGATGTGCACGCTCTTTTAGCCGTGATGGCTGAAAGAGGCCTCGGTGCCGCATCAATGGAGGTCTCCTCCCATGCACTAGCCTTTGGCCGGGTCGACTCAGTGGTGTTTGACGTGGCTGGATTCACCAACCTCACCCAGGATCATCTTGACCTCCACGGAGGCATGGAAGAGTATTTTGCCACCAAGGCGGCCCTTTTCACCCCCGCGCATGCAGGGGCGGCTGTCATAACAATTGATGACGCCTGGGGTCAGCGGATGGCGCGCACCAGCACGGTGCCTACAGTGACTCTTTCAACTCTCAAGCATGCGGCTACAGAAGGTAGCGCCGACTGGCAGGTTCAGGACATCCGCCGGGACGGGATAGGATCCCGCTTTAACCTCTGCGGTCCGGATGGCGCAACTCTCACGGTCCGCACTGGGCTGCCGGGAGAGTTCAATGTCTCCAACGCAGCCCTTGCGTTACTCATGGTTCTCACCCGCCTGCTGGCCGTTGCCACGGAAGAAGATTCCGGCGTCGTCCGCTATGGAAGCAAGAGTGCCAAAGACGTTGTGACAGAGCTACAATCAGTGCTTGACGCCCATGACCCGTTTACGATCGAGGTCCCCGGACGCATGCAGCTCATCGGCACAGCACCGGTTGCCGTGGTTGATTTTGCGCATAATCCGGATGCACTGAAGCGGGCGCTGGCGGCAGTGCGCCCGGACTCCCCGGCTGCCAAGGTGATAGTTGTCTTTGGCGCTACCGGAGAGCGTGATGTCACCAAGCGTCCGCTGATGGGTGCCGTCGTTGCCAGGGGTGCAGACGTGGTTATTATTACCGACGATGACCCGCATGACGAAGATCCGGCGGCAATTCGTGCCGACGTGCTGGCCGGAGCCCGTGAAACTAACGAACAAGAGTGCTTGGGACGAGTTGTGGAGGAACATGGTTCACGGGCAGCCGCGATCGAACGCGCCGTGGAACTTGCTAGGGCCGAGGACGTGATTCTGGTGGCTGGACGCGGCCACGAAATCTATCAAGAGGTCAAAGGAGTCAATATTTCTCTCGATGACAGGGTGGAGTTGCGGGCAGCCCTGACTTCCCACGGATTCCCGCTCAGTGGAGCAAGCAAGATAGAATCCTCAACTAATGATTGA
- the murF gene encoding UDP-N-acetylmuramoyl-tripeptide--D-alanyl-D-alanine ligase, whose product MIEISAAQIAELTQGTLSFGTDPAMLLDVAKIATDSRDVTPGSMYVAKAGENTDGHGFIAAAFEAGAVLALAERTPPADDAGGVFPAVVVTDAVLAMGTLAAEVVRRIRAHSPLSVIGITGSAGKTTTKDLLSGILATEGPTVAPVGSYNGEVGVPMTVFRAVEGTRYLIIEMGATKMGQISYLSKIVNPDLGVVLCVGSAHAGEFGSIENIAVAKGELVAALTPRGRAVLNYDDGRVRSMAARSGAPVTFFSSADAPETDVPGGAEFLQARNVHTDADGQPVFDLAFPDRIETLKVQSKLLGLHHVTNLLAAASAAHVLGVSPERIAFSLSEQRAVSRYRMERTDRSDGVSIVNDAYNANPESMRAALRTLAELGGSGARRTWAVLGEMLELGESSVLDHDAVGRVAVRLNISRLIVVGAGARAMHVGAVMEGSWGNESMFVPDAEAAYALLSAELAPGDIVLVKSSNGAGLRFLGDRIALPTGNNPANTSDPTPGERTSKP is encoded by the coding sequence ATGATTGAAATTTCCGCGGCACAGATTGCCGAACTGACCCAAGGCACACTTTCCTTCGGCACTGATCCGGCCATGCTGTTGGACGTGGCAAAGATTGCAACCGACTCTCGAGATGTGACTCCGGGCAGTATGTACGTGGCTAAAGCTGGGGAAAATACTGATGGACACGGCTTTATTGCCGCTGCCTTTGAAGCCGGTGCTGTGCTGGCACTGGCCGAACGCACGCCGCCCGCGGACGACGCCGGAGGTGTGTTTCCAGCTGTTGTCGTCACCGACGCTGTGCTTGCAATGGGGACGCTGGCGGCCGAGGTTGTCCGCAGGATTCGGGCGCACTCGCCACTGAGCGTCATCGGCATCACCGGGTCAGCCGGCAAGACCACCACGAAGGACTTGTTGTCTGGAATACTAGCCACCGAGGGCCCTACCGTAGCGCCGGTGGGTTCCTATAACGGTGAAGTCGGTGTCCCCATGACAGTGTTTCGGGCCGTTGAGGGTACGCGGTATCTGATCATTGAAATGGGCGCCACAAAGATGGGCCAGATTTCATATCTTAGTAAGATCGTGAACCCTGATCTCGGTGTTGTCCTGTGTGTGGGAAGTGCGCACGCGGGGGAGTTTGGCTCCATAGAGAACATTGCGGTTGCTAAGGGGGAGCTGGTTGCAGCGCTAACCCCGCGGGGCCGGGCCGTGCTGAACTACGATGACGGTAGAGTCCGGAGCATGGCTGCCCGTTCAGGGGCGCCCGTGACGTTCTTCAGCAGCGCTGATGCACCAGAAACTGACGTGCCCGGTGGCGCCGAATTCTTGCAGGCACGTAACGTGCACACGGATGCGGATGGTCAGCCAGTTTTTGATCTAGCCTTTCCAGACCGGATAGAAACGCTAAAAGTGCAGAGCAAACTACTCGGCTTGCACCATGTCACAAATTTATTGGCTGCAGCTTCAGCCGCACATGTCCTCGGCGTTTCCCCTGAGCGTATTGCCTTCTCACTTAGTGAGCAGCGTGCGGTAAGTAGGTACAGGATGGAACGCACGGACCGTAGTGACGGCGTGAGCATTGTTAATGACGCTTATAACGCCAACCCGGAGTCCATGCGTGCAGCACTGCGTACTCTGGCCGAGCTCGGCGGAAGCGGAGCGCGCCGTACCTGGGCAGTGCTGGGTGAAATGCTTGAGCTGGGCGAGAGCTCAGTGCTGGATCATGACGCGGTTGGCCGGGTGGCCGTTCGGCTGAATATCTCTCGGCTGATTGTTGTTGGGGCCGGAGCCCGTGCCATGCACGTGGGCGCCGTCATGGAAGGCTCATGGGGAAACGAATCCATGTTTGTTCCCGACGCGGAAGCCGCTTACGCCCTACTTTCCGCCGAGCTGGCACCGGGAGACATTGTTTTAGTTAAGTCTTCGAATGGCGCCGGACTGCGGTTCCTAGGTGATCGGATAGCATTACCCACGGGGAACAACCCCGCAAATACTAGTGACCCTACCCCAGGCGAAAGGACCTCCAAGCCATGA
- the mraY gene encoding phospho-N-acetylmuramoyl-pentapeptide-transferase: MIALLIGAGLALAFAMVGTPIFIRFLVKQGYGQIIREDGPTTHQIKRGTPTMGGTIVVGAVVAAYFITHLIVWLINPGTSGPTASGLLMIYLMVGMGLVGFLDDFLKITKQHNTGLNPKGKLIGQAVVGISFAIMALGFPNSSGRTPASTFISFARDIPSLNLAFAGAGLGVVLFVIWSNLIITAATNGVNLTDGLDGLATGASILVFGAYTLIGLWQSSQACGSRKVPSETVCYEVRDPLDLSLLAVIMFAALIGFLWWNTSPAKIFMGDTGSLAIGGAMAGFAILSRTEILLAIIGGLFVLIALSVIIQVGFFKLSKGKRVFLMAPLQHHFELKGWKEVTVVVRFWILAGLMVAVGLGAFYAEWIVRL; the protein is encoded by the coding sequence ATGATTGCATTGCTCATCGGTGCCGGCTTGGCCTTGGCCTTTGCCATGGTCGGCACTCCCATATTCATTCGATTCCTTGTTAAACAAGGTTACGGACAGATCATCCGAGAAGATGGTCCCACCACGCACCAGATCAAACGAGGTACCCCCACCATGGGTGGCACGATCGTTGTTGGCGCCGTGGTTGCTGCCTATTTCATCACGCATTTAATCGTCTGGCTGATTAACCCTGGCACTTCTGGACCAACTGCGTCCGGTCTGCTCATGATCTACCTGATGGTGGGTATGGGATTGGTTGGGTTCTTGGATGACTTCCTGAAGATCACCAAACAACACAACACCGGGCTGAATCCCAAAGGCAAGCTTATTGGCCAGGCTGTTGTAGGCATCTCCTTCGCTATTATGGCGTTGGGGTTCCCGAACAGTTCTGGGCGCACCCCGGCCAGTACGTTCATCTCCTTTGCGCGGGACATCCCCTCGTTGAACCTGGCATTTGCCGGGGCAGGCTTAGGCGTGGTGTTGTTTGTGATTTGGTCAAACCTGATCATTACTGCAGCCACGAACGGTGTGAACCTCACTGACGGGCTTGACGGTCTGGCCACAGGGGCTTCGATCCTCGTTTTTGGCGCCTACACACTCATCGGTCTCTGGCAGAGTAGCCAGGCCTGCGGATCCCGCAAAGTACCTTCCGAAACCGTTTGCTATGAAGTTCGGGATCCGTTGGATTTGTCCCTACTTGCCGTGATCATGTTTGCCGCACTGATCGGCTTCCTGTGGTGGAATACCTCTCCCGCCAAGATTTTCATGGGCGACACCGGATCGCTGGCCATTGGCGGCGCCATGGCGGGGTTTGCCATTCTCTCCCGCACCGAAATTCTGCTGGCAATCATTGGCGGACTCTTCGTCCTCATTGCCCTCTCCGTCATCATCCAGGTTGGTTTCTTCAAGCTTTCCAAAGGTAAACGAGTCTTCTTGATGGCACCTCTGCAACACCACTTCGAGCTCAAGGGCTGGAAGGAAGTCACTGTTGTTGTCAGGTTCTGGATTCTGGCAGGACTGATGGTGGCTGTGGGCCTCGGTGCCTTCTACGCTGAATGGATTGTCCGACTGTGA
- the murD gene encoding UDP-N-acetylmuramoyl-L-alanine--D-glutamate ligase: MSACENRLGALTSWDADWAGLRVVVTGISKTGFSVADTLAELGAHVVVIAASDDDESRAHADTLKIVGVKEVILGADSSTALPLVDGQQAQLVITSPGFKPSHPLLIAAASAGIPIWGDVELAWRVRVKEGRKTAQWIAITGTNGKTTTTTMVEAMLQGAGLRAIAAGNIGTPILDAVRDPEGYDVLAVELSSFQLHWSESLEPISSVCLNLAEDHVDWHGSFAAYATDKAKIYANTQVACVYNAEQIETERMVQEADVKEGCRAVGFTTGIPAISMVGVVEGLLVDRAFIAERKDSAAELAKISDIGDLVPRHLVANAAAAAALVLAYGLTPADVAKGLREYDNGEHRIQPVASSEGVLWINDSKATNPHAASASLSAFDPVIWIAGGLSKGVDYDELVREQAPRLKAVVLIGANSTDLASSLARHASGVPVILTRAQGGRHTDSALLRGEAVMAEAVAAAASLASDGDTVLMAPASASMDQFTSYAHRGQAFIDAVRELLETRASANKES; encoded by the coding sequence GTGAGTGCCTGCGAGAATCGTTTGGGTGCACTGACGAGTTGGGACGCTGATTGGGCCGGATTGCGTGTGGTTGTCACCGGTATCTCCAAAACAGGGTTCTCGGTTGCCGATACCTTGGCGGAGTTGGGTGCGCACGTGGTTGTCATCGCAGCATCGGATGACGACGAATCCCGGGCGCATGCCGATACACTCAAGATTGTAGGGGTCAAGGAAGTCATCCTTGGGGCTGATTCCTCCACTGCCCTGCCACTGGTTGATGGGCAGCAGGCACAGCTTGTTATCACCAGCCCGGGGTTCAAACCCAGCCACCCACTGCTCATCGCAGCAGCCTCTGCCGGTATCCCCATTTGGGGAGATGTAGAGCTGGCTTGGCGTGTGCGGGTCAAAGAGGGGCGAAAAACGGCGCAGTGGATTGCCATCACTGGGACCAACGGCAAGACCACCACAACCACCATGGTTGAAGCGATGCTCCAGGGTGCTGGCCTGCGTGCAATCGCGGCAGGTAATATTGGCACGCCCATTCTTGACGCTGTTCGTGACCCGGAGGGTTATGACGTGCTGGCAGTTGAGCTCTCTTCGTTCCAGCTGCATTGGAGCGAGTCCTTGGAGCCCATCTCAAGTGTGTGCCTGAACCTCGCTGAGGATCATGTCGATTGGCATGGAAGTTTTGCCGCTTACGCCACGGATAAGGCCAAGATCTACGCGAACACCCAAGTGGCTTGTGTATACAACGCCGAGCAGATTGAAACCGAACGCATGGTCCAGGAAGCCGACGTGAAAGAAGGCTGCAGGGCAGTTGGTTTCACCACAGGCATTCCAGCCATCAGCATGGTCGGGGTTGTTGAAGGTCTCCTGGTTGACAGGGCATTTATTGCAGAACGCAAAGATAGCGCCGCCGAACTCGCCAAAATCAGCGACATTGGAGACCTGGTGCCGCGTCACCTGGTGGCCAATGCAGCTGCCGCGGCGGCTCTGGTGCTTGCCTATGGGCTCACACCAGCAGATGTTGCCAAGGGACTGCGAGAATATGACAACGGGGAGCACCGAATTCAACCGGTGGCCAGCTCTGAGGGCGTTCTGTGGATCAACGATTCAAAGGCGACCAACCCCCACGCGGCGTCAGCCTCACTATCAGCGTTCGACCCTGTTATTTGGATCGCCGGTGGCTTGTCCAAGGGAGTTGACTATGACGAACTGGTTCGGGAGCAAGCACCGCGTCTCAAAGCAGTTGTTCTGATCGGTGCAAACAGCACCGACCTGGCCAGTTCGCTGGCGCGTCATGCCAGCGGGGTTCCGGTGATTCTGACAAGAGCTCAGGGCGGCAGGCACACAGACTCAGCTCTCCTGCGTGGCGAGGCGGTAATGGCCGAGGCTGTCGCAGCGGCGGCGTCATTGGCCAGTGACGGGGACACGGTGCTCATGGCCCCGGCGTCGGCCTCGATGGATCAGTTCACCTCCTATGCTCACCGTGGCCAGGCCTTCATTGATGCCGTGCGGGAGCTGCTGGAAACTCGGGCAAGCGCTAATAAGGAGTCATAG
- the ftsW gene encoding putative lipid II flippase FtsW — MAKTPAQPGSSLARARALRTRAGAHPDAGTTQAISAKPAKPTKKKTATTVPPAVDGHWTRLRGRLYAFSGRPSAAYYWIIATTVALTCVGLMAVLSASAAESISAGVDPYSLFLKAAMFAGFGLVLMMALSFATPALLKKFAWPALGLSFFLLVAVLTPLGSEINGNRNWIKLGESFSFQPSEAAKLALALWMGMVLSRKGRLVGDWRHTLLPVVPVGVILVGLILWGHDLGTAVIVMGVVGVGLFFGGGSKRVLLGAVGIGLAAAVVMAAVSGNRTARLSGWLGNCDDGQGLCDQAQNGLYALASGGWFGVGLGQSRQKWSWIPEAHNDFIFAILGEELGLLGSLVIIALYGALAFAVFRVIMKRNDSFARVVCGSILTWIIGQAFVNIAMVTGLLPVIGVPLPLISYGGSALVMVLAAIGVVLSFARTDPAADAEQESASSPS; from the coding sequence GTGGCCAAGACCCCCGCACAGCCGGGCTCATCGCTTGCACGCGCACGCGCACTGCGGACCAGGGCTGGCGCGCACCCGGATGCCGGCACGACCCAAGCGATCAGTGCAAAGCCTGCAAAACCAACGAAGAAGAAAACAGCCACCACTGTGCCGCCAGCTGTGGACGGACATTGGACGCGTCTGCGCGGCAGGTTATATGCATTCTCTGGCCGGCCAAGCGCTGCCTATTACTGGATCATTGCCACTACCGTGGCCCTCACCTGTGTGGGCTTGATGGCTGTGCTTTCTGCCTCCGCGGCTGAATCGATATCCGCTGGCGTAGACCCATATTCCTTGTTTTTAAAGGCTGCCATGTTTGCCGGCTTTGGGCTGGTGCTGATGATGGCTTTGTCCTTCGCCACTCCGGCGTTGCTAAAGAAGTTCGCCTGGCCGGCGTTGGGCCTGTCATTTTTTCTGTTGGTTGCCGTGCTGACCCCACTGGGGTCGGAAATTAACGGAAACCGAAACTGGATCAAACTCGGAGAATCCTTCAGCTTTCAGCCATCGGAAGCAGCCAAACTGGCCTTGGCGTTGTGGATGGGTATGGTGCTATCGCGTAAAGGACGCTTGGTTGGCGACTGGCGGCACACGCTACTGCCAGTGGTACCCGTCGGGGTGATCCTGGTGGGGTTGATCCTGTGGGGACATGACTTGGGTACCGCTGTCATTGTCATGGGCGTTGTGGGGGTCGGGCTGTTCTTCGGTGGAGGCAGCAAGCGTGTGCTGTTGGGGGCCGTTGGTATAGGACTCGCTGCCGCTGTAGTTATGGCGGCTGTCAGTGGAAACCGGACCGCCAGGCTCTCTGGCTGGTTGGGCAATTGCGACGACGGGCAGGGGCTGTGTGACCAGGCCCAAAATGGTTTGTACGCTTTGGCCTCTGGTGGCTGGTTTGGAGTAGGCCTGGGCCAGAGCAGGCAAAAATGGAGCTGGATCCCCGAGGCTCACAACGACTTCATCTTTGCGATCCTTGGAGAGGAACTGGGTCTGCTTGGCAGCCTGGTGATCATTGCCCTCTATGGTGCTCTGGCATTCGCCGTTTTCCGTGTCATCATGAAGCGCAATGACTCCTTTGCTCGCGTGGTCTGTGGTTCTATCCTGACCTGGATCATTGGCCAGGCTTTTGTCAACATCGCCATGGTCACTGGACTGTTGCCCGTGATCGGGGTTCCCTTACCCTTAATTTCCTATGGCGGCAGCGCATTGGTGATGGTGCTCGCGGCGATTGGGGTAGTCCTGTCCTTTGCCCGAACCGACCCTGCCGCCGACGCTGAACAAGAAAGTGCCTCGAGTCCTTCATGA
- the murG gene encoding undecaprenyldiphospho-muramoylpentapeptide beta-N-acetylglucosaminyltransferase: protein MNNTTNTNNTTPGEAAGHSNSSQPALSVVFAGGGSAGHVSPLLAMAAALRRCDPNTGIVAVGTKGGLEETLVPAAGYELAFIERIPLPRKPSLDVIKLPLRMIRAVFAAKTILRNAHADVLVGVGGYVCTPMYLAAKSLGVPIVIHEANTRAGLANKVGARYTTYVGTAFAETKIRHAHWVGMPMRASIATLDRLAVQRSARERLGLLADKPTLIVTGGSLGALRLNQAVAGCVDALAAAGIQTLHITGKGKAVIDKSEEPLRAELYRQVEYIDGMEDAYAAADLLLCRSGAGTVSEVAAVGVPAVFVPLPIGNGEQARNAAGLVEAGAALLVLDETLDAKWIQAELIPLCLDTPRLARMGATAIELGIRDAAERMADMIFAAGRK from the coding sequence ATGAACAACACCACCAACACCAACAACACAACACCGGGTGAAGCCGCGGGCCATTCCAACTCCTCACAGCCAGCCCTGTCCGTTGTCTTTGCCGGGGGTGGCTCCGCCGGGCACGTCAGTCCACTGCTAGCCATGGCTGCGGCCCTTCGGCGGTGCGATCCTAACACCGGCATTGTGGCTGTAGGTACTAAGGGCGGACTGGAAGAAACCCTTGTTCCGGCGGCCGGCTATGAGCTGGCGTTCATTGAGCGCATCCCGTTACCGCGTAAGCCATCCCTTGACGTAATTAAACTCCCACTACGGATGATCAGGGCTGTTTTTGCGGCTAAAACGATCCTGCGCAATGCCCACGCGGATGTTCTTGTTGGTGTAGGCGGGTACGTCTGTACCCCCATGTACCTTGCCGCCAAGTCTCTGGGCGTACCAATCGTGATCCATGAAGCCAACACCAGGGCCGGGCTGGCCAACAAAGTCGGTGCCAGATACACAACTTATGTGGGGACGGCGTTTGCTGAGACAAAGATTCGTCACGCCCACTGGGTGGGAATGCCCATGCGTGCCAGCATTGCAACGTTGGATCGACTAGCTGTGCAGCGCAGTGCTCGTGAACGCCTGGGCTTACTTGCAGACAAACCAACTCTCATTGTCACAGGCGGTTCTCTGGGTGCCCTTCGGCTTAATCAGGCTGTGGCCGGGTGTGTTGATGCTTTGGCCGCAGCGGGCATCCAAACTTTGCACATCACGGGCAAGGGTAAGGCTGTGATTGATAAGAGCGAAGAGCCGCTTCGCGCAGAGCTGTACCGACAGGTTGAGTACATTGATGGTATGGAGGACGCATACGCGGCAGCGGACCTCTTATTATGCCGTTCCGGGGCAGGCACCGTCTCAGAGGTGGCAGCCGTTGGGGTTCCTGCCGTCTTTGTTCCCCTACCCATTGGCAACGGTGAACAGGCCCGTAATGCTGCCGGACTAGTGGAAGCGGGTGCTGCCTTGCTTGTCCTAGATGAAACGCTGGATGCTAAATGGATCCAAGCCGAGCTGATACCGCTGTGTCTGGACACTCCGCGCCTGGCCCGCATGGGGGCAACGGCTATAGAACTGGGAATTCGAGATGCGGCCGAGCGCATGGCGGACATGATATTTGCGGCTGGCAGAAAGTGA
- the murC gene encoding UDP-N-acetylmuramate--L-alanine ligase encodes MNNSHAVAYSPPTLAELGRVHFIGMGGAGMSAIARIMLSQGVPVSGSDAKDSAGLLELGTLGATVHIGQSAANVEDVDTVVISTAIRESNPELAAARLLGLRILHRSQALAATMANDTVVAVAGTHGKTTTTSMITVMLRGTGVDASFAVGGTVQGIGVNAAHGAAGVFIAEADESDASFLNYCPDIAVVTNLEADHLDHYGTAEAVFAAFEQFITLLPAEGTLVACADDAGSAALAAHARASGQRCLTYGFAPTADIRLLPGTQAGLHTTAAVVFKEGVIAAGQTAQLTLTLQVPGKHNLSNAAAAVAVAVVLGVDVGRAVEALAAFSGAARRFEAKGEGRGVAVFDDYAHHPTEVTAALLAARTVAGDKRVHVLFQPHLFSRTAEFATEFARALDLADTVAVLDIYPAREEPIPGVTSELITAALHKPFGYAPDSAAAVQRLAGLAVAGDIILTIGAGDVTEFGPALVAELNSGKLSDAGTANGNTHG; translated from the coding sequence ATGAACAACAGCCACGCCGTTGCGTACAGTCCACCCACATTGGCCGAACTCGGTCGCGTCCATTTTATCGGTATGGGCGGTGCCGGTATGTCGGCAATCGCCAGAATCATGCTCAGTCAGGGAGTGCCTGTGAGCGGTTCAGACGCGAAGGACTCGGCCGGACTCCTTGAGCTTGGCACCCTCGGTGCAACTGTTCACATCGGCCAGAGCGCAGCCAACGTTGAAGATGTTGACACCGTGGTGATTTCCACAGCCATCCGAGAGAGTAATCCTGAGTTGGCGGCTGCCCGTCTCTTGGGACTGCGCATCCTGCACCGTTCTCAGGCGCTGGCAGCCACCATGGCCAATGACACGGTAGTGGCCGTGGCCGGAACACACGGCAAAACAACCACCACATCGATGATCACTGTCATGTTGAGAGGCACGGGAGTTGACGCCTCCTTTGCCGTGGGTGGGACTGTGCAGGGCATAGGTGTCAATGCTGCCCACGGCGCAGCAGGGGTTTTTATAGCCGAAGCGGATGAATCAGATGCATCTTTCCTGAACTACTGCCCCGACATTGCAGTAGTAACCAACCTTGAAGCAGACCATCTTGACCATTACGGCACCGCTGAGGCAGTTTTCGCAGCGTTTGAGCAGTTCATCACTTTGCTGCCTGCGGAGGGTACTTTGGTGGCGTGCGCCGACGACGCCGGGTCAGCAGCCTTGGCAGCCCACGCACGCGCGTCCGGGCAGCGCTGCCTGACCTACGGTTTTGCACCAACTGCCGATATCCGGCTCCTTCCTGGCACGCAGGCCGGACTGCACACCACGGCCGCTGTGGTGTTCAAAGAAGGTGTTATTGCTGCAGGGCAAACAGCTCAACTGACGTTAACTTTGCAAGTTCCGGGTAAGCACAATCTAAGCAATGCCGCGGCAGCGGTGGCAGTGGCCGTTGTGCTGGGAGTCGATGTTGGCCGTGCCGTGGAAGCGCTGGCTGCTTTCAGCGGTGCGGCCAGAAGGTTTGAAGCCAAGGGGGAGGGGCGGGGGGTCGCGGTTTTTGATGACTATGCCCACCATCCAACCGAGGTGACAGCTGCGCTGCTGGCAGCAAGAACTGTGGCCGGAGACAAACGGGTTCATGTCCTTTTCCAGCCGCACCTTTTCTCACGGACTGCCGAGTTTGCCACGGAATTTGCTCGCGCCTTGGATCTCGCGGATACCGTGGCGGTCCTGGATATTTATCCTGCACGTGAAGAGCCCATCCCGGGGGTCACCAGTGAATTGATCACTGCGGCTTTGCATAAGCCATTTGGCTATGCTCCTGATAGTGCTGCCGCGGTGCAGCGTCTGGCCGGGTTGGCAGTGGCAGGGGACATTATTTTGACCATTGGTGCCGGTGATGTCACTGAGTTTGGTCCTGCTTTGGTAGCCGAGCTGAACAGCGGCAAACTCTCGGATGCAGGCACGGCCAACGGAAATACCCATGGTTGA